One Tripterygium wilfordii isolate XIE 37 chromosome 10, ASM1340144v1, whole genome shotgun sequence DNA segment encodes these proteins:
- the LOC120007811 gene encoding GABA transporter 1-like — MPNHNPAPPESQTDKHGDGVLQALEEEETGSSSTSTNEAKGTWKHAAFHVATTIATPAAYAPLPFAVASLGWPFGVSSLVGATIATWYSSLLIASLWGWNGKKQITYRHLAHSIFGFWGYWAIAFFQQVASLGNNIAIQIAAGSSLKSVYKHFHKEGTLTLQHFIIFFGVFELFLSQLPNIHSLRWVNALCTFCTIGFAATTIGVTIYDGKNMDRSSVTYGLQGSNPQKIFRAFNALGAIAFSFGDAMLPEIQNTVKEPAKKYMYKGVSAAYSVIVFSYWQLAFFGYWAFGSNVQPYILASLTHPQWTIVMANLFAVVQISGCYQIYCRPTYAYFEETSLSKKTTNHSPFRNSLIRLVFTSIYIVLITLVAAAMPFFGDFVSICGAIGFTPLDFVFPAIAYLKSGRMPNNTKLSCLLKILNVSIASWFSIVAVLGCIGSVRYIIEDVKTYKFFHDM, encoded by the exons ATGCCTAATCACAATCCAGCACCACCGGAGTCGCAGACAGACAAACATGGAGATGGAGTACTACAAgcccttgaagaagaagaaacggGGAGCAGCAGTACTAGTACTAATGAAGCCAAAGGCACGTGGAAACACGCGGCCTTCCACGTGGCAACTACTATAGCAACCCCTGCTGCTTATGCTCCTCTTCCTTTCGCTGTAGCCTCTCTCGGTTGGCCTTTCG GGGTAAGCAGTTTAGTGGGTGCAACGATTGCAACATGGTATTCAAGTCTGTTGATTGCTTCTTTGTGGGGATGGAATGGCAAGAAACAAATCACATACAGGCATCTTGCACACAGCATCTTTG GGTTCTGGGGTTACTGGGCGATTGCATTCTTTCAGCAGGTGGCTTCTTTGGGCAATAACATTGCCATCCAAATTGCTGCTGGAAGCAGCCTCAAG TCAGTTTACAAGCATTTCCACAAGGAAGGAACACTAACATTGCAGCACTTCATCATATTCTTTGGGGTCTTTGAACTCTTCCTCTCCCAACTCCCTAATATCCACTCCTTGAGGTGGGTCAATGCCTTGTGCACCTTCTGCACAATTGGCTTTGCTGCTACAACAATTGGTGTCACCATATATGATG GTAAAAATATGGATAGAAGTTCAGTTACTTATGGTTTGCAAGGAAGCAATCCTCAAAAGATTTTTAGGGCCTTCAATGCTCTTGGTGCCATTGCCTTCTCATTTGGAGATGCAATGCTTCCAGAAATACAG AATACAGTGAAGGAGCCTGCAAAGAAGTATATGTACAAGGGTGTGTCAGCTGCATATAGTGTTATTGTCTTCAGTTATTGGCAATTGGCCTTCTTTGGGTATTGGGCATTTGGATCAAATGTCCAGCCTTACATATTGGCTTCTCTGACTCATCCACAATGGACAATTGTCATGGCTAATCTCTTCGCTGTGGTTCAGATTTCAGGTTGCTATCAG ATCTATTGCAGGCCAACGTATGCCTACTTTGAAGAAACAAGTCTATCAAAGAAAACTACCAACCATTCCCCTTTCAGAAACAGCTTAATCCGGCTAGTATTCACCTCCATTTACATTGTTCTGATCACACTTGTGGCAGCAGCCATGCCATTTTTTGGTGACTTTGTGTCTATCTGTGGAGCAATTGGGTTCACTCCATTGGACTTTGTTTTCCCAGCAATAGCATACCTTAAATCTGGAAGGATGCCCAACAACACCAAACTTAGTTGCTTATTGAAGATCCTTAATGTGTCTATTGCTTCCTGGTTTTCCATTGTAGCAGTACTAGGATGCATTGGCTCAGTAAGATATATAATAGAGGATGTCAAGACTTATAAGTTCTTTCATGATATGTAG